A window of the Hemitrygon akajei chromosome 22, sHemAka1.3, whole genome shotgun sequence genome harbors these coding sequences:
- the LOC140714991 gene encoding LOW QUALITY PROTEIN: high mobility group protein B3-like (The sequence of the model RefSeq protein was modified relative to this genomic sequence to represent the inferred CDS: inserted 2 bases in 1 codon) has protein sequence MAKRDPKKPRGKMSSYAYFVQTCRKEHKKKSPDIPVNFSEFSKRCSERWKTMSSKEKAKSEELAKVDKVRYDWEMKNYVPTKSSKKKKDPNAPKRPPSGFFLFCSEHRPKIKXPGLSIGDVAKKLGELWNACSEEEKKPFNSKAYKLKEKYDKDVADYRAKGKVDGAKKPPAKKEAYCDDDDEDDD, from the exons ATGGCAAAACGTGATCCTAAGAAGCCAAGAGGCAAGATGTCCTCCTATGCTTATTTCGTTCAGACCTGCCGTAAAGAACACAAGAAGAAGAGTCCTGATATACCGGTTAACTTCTCAGAATTTTCTAAAAGATGCTCTGAAAGATGGAAGACCATGTCCAGCAAAGAGAAGGCCAAATCTGAAGAACTGGCTAAAGTAGATAAGGTACGCTATGACTGGGAAATGAAAAATTATGTGCCAACCAAAAGTAGTAAGAAGAAGAAAGACCCCAATGCACCAAAAAGGCCTCCATCTGGATTCTTTTTGTTTTGTTCGGAACATCGACCAAAAATCAA TCCCGGTTTGTCTATTGGTGATGTCGCAAAGAAGCTTGGTGAACTGTGGAATGCAtgcagtgaggaggagaagaagccaTTCAATAGCAAGGCTTATAAGCTGAAAGAGAAATATGATAAGGACGTTGCTGATTATCGTGCCAAAGGCAAAGTGGATGGTGCAAAGAAACCCCCTGCCAAGAAGGAGGCATattgtgatgatgatgatgaagatgatgatTAA